One window from the genome of Bufo bufo chromosome 4, aBufBuf1.1, whole genome shotgun sequence encodes:
- the LOC120999452 gene encoding uncharacterized protein LOC120999452 — protein MVQFLAKSGWNPRRGLESALKATQDKLLDLFGPLTKIFELAEIARETDTPVDPEHLRGWVQRAICIAGNVNTSLSIERRKAILFKIEPKLVNLALTEAGGEAQGLLFGESFIKDMGKFVGAFTALDKAQSSMRRVFQGRFSARAGNYRGRSAGRSSFHARGSGRGSYGQRSFSQRYSSQDTRQSQGFFPSRGAPSRRPFRGGSGFRRPLG, from the exons ATGGTCCAGTTTTTGGCAAAGTCTGGGTGGAACCCTAGAAGGGGGCTGGAGTCGGCCCTTAAGGCGAcccaggacaagctcctggaccTTTTCGGCCCGTTGACAAAGATCTTTGAGTTGGCGGAAATCGCCAGAGAGACAGATACACCCGTTGATCCGGAGCATCTCCGAGGTTGGGTCCAAAGGGCCATATGTATAGCAGGAAATGTGAATACTTCCCTGTCAATAGAACGACGGAAAGCTATTTTGTTCAAGATTGAACCAAAACTGGTCAATTTAGCTCTCACTGAGGCCGGAGGAGAGGCACAGGGACTGCTCTTTGGAGAGTCCTTCATTAAGGACATGGGCAAGTTCGTGGGTGCCTTCACCGCCCTGGATAAGGCACAATCATCCATGAGGAGAGTGTTCCAGGGCCGTTTTTCCGCTAGGGCCGGCAATTACAGGGGCCGTTCTGCCGGCCGTTCGTCATTCCACGCCCGGGGTTCGGGCAGAGGCTCCTACGGTCAAAGATCCTTCTCTCAGCGATACTCATCCCAGGACACCAGGCAATCGCAGGGTTTCTTCCCATCCCGTGGTGCTCCCAGCCGCAGACCCTTCAGAGGTGGTTCCGGATTTCGTCGTCCCCTCG GTTGA